The DNA window TGCCGCGATCGTTACTACCGCCGCAAGGAGCAGAAGGAGACCCTCGACGTTCAGCGAGAGTTTCAGGCCGAGGACGATGACGAGGACTTTGTGGGTGTCGCCTGCCCGGCTCTCCGCCGCCGCCTGTGGGACCTGCTGGAGAAACCAGAATCATCATGTGCTGCTCGCACCTTCGGctcactctctgtcttcttcGTGTTGGTGTCAGTCATCAACATGGTGCTAATCTCGCTGGACTTAGGGGAGGACTTCGGTGTGAGCGGCGTTGGTGCACCGCTGCTGTTCGATGCGCTCGAGTACGTTTGCGTGGTGTGGTTCACGGGTGAGCTGGTACTTCGGTTTCTCTGCGTGAGGAATAAGTGCCGCTTCAGTCGTAGTATTCCCAATGTGATCGACCTGTTAGCCATTCTGCCGTTCTATGTGACGCTGACGGTGGAGAGCCTCCACGGAGGAAGCACAGAGCTGGAGAACATGGGCCGCGTGGTGCAGGTCCTCCGACTCCTGAGGTCGCTCCGTATGTTGAAGCTGGGACGACACTCGACAGGTAAACACGTCtaaacagcagctttaaaaagatGCCACTGCTTCAGTATtgtcaaaaaatacatttgagttATTTTGTATCTAAACTTTAAGGGATATTGAGgtttagaaaagaaaacatcatgTACCGTAGGTAAACGGGCAAAGACACACTGTCTTTATAGGTCTGATTTGGACGTCACGTATGATTGGGCCAAGTTGGACCGAGTCTGTTTCAGTCTGGTTCAGTTTGTGTGACAGTGGGGAGATACAATCATTGTTTGCCTTAAGATCCAGTTGCTGCCCATCGTTCTCATTAATATCATGTTACACAGTTTTTGACATACTAGTGCTACATACATGCTCTCATCGGTCTGTCAGTTGGACCACCgcttggtccagactgaaatgtctccctcattcaggatgaactgtaataactcatcctctgactttccatctagcgccaccatcaggtcgacatttgaatgtgtccaacactttggtttatgagcaaatacctgcagaactaatgacattcccatcagcctcagctgtttactgctaattagcaaatgttagcatgttaatctatgatagtgaacatggtaaacattatacctgctaaacatcagcatagtaccattgtcactgtgagcatgttagcatttagcttgaagtatcgctgtgcctaagtacagcctcacagagctgctagcatggctgcataCAGAGTAAGATATAGTACAGTTTGCTGTAAATCTATTATTTAATAATCCAGTTGATCAGGTTTGAGGTCAGAGCCACAGCTCAGCTGAAGTTGACCTCAGTCTGATGAAGTTCACAATTTTCTTGaatttctttgccttttttataAAAACTGCAGCAAAAATTAGCAAGGCAAACTGTTTCTGAATGTTGGTATAGTCGTGAGACGGTGTTTTTGAGAAACACGACTGTGACAAGACTTGTCCAGTGTGTTGACCtgtcatttcttattttctcctttctgtctgtcaagACTAATATAATCTGGAAATATGTTATAATGTATGTGTCATTTAGTCTTTGTATATTTCACTAATCTTAAAGTCTATTCCTTTAACCAGATcttctaaaacaaaacaaagtacactTAAATGAGCCATTTTTTCCTTGCTGTTGAACCAAGAACAAGCCTTTACGTTTCCTGTCTAACCTTGAAAAATGTCCATAGAAGATGAGTAGCTACTCTCACACACCTAGCAAGAGAAACATCccaattttaataataaatatgactTTTTAATGGAGAGAGCATGTTGTGCTTCATCTTCTTGGATGGACTGTGAActcatttaactttaaaaagcatttctttTCCATTTAAAGAAAACGGGCacatctttgtttctttcttattttaataatcatcaATGCAAAATACTCAACACGAGAGACACAAACTGAGGCTCCGCTTTTAGCTTACTGAAATGCATTCGTGTACTCAAGCAGGTTGTTTTGAAGGATAAACAAGAATAAGATATgggtcattttaaaaaaatagatgCCAAAAAGTTCAGATAAGTTCAGATTGTCTTAGCAGGTGAAGTGCTTTGCTCGTGGGCACAggatcaacagcagcagctgaaggaGACGACACACGTGTTCCCAGCCTGTCAGGGGAAGTGCATCATGtgaacagccagagagagaaaaggaaattgAAATTATCCTCGgagagaagctgctgctgtgagattACAGCCGGGAGGTTTTCTGAGGACgacaaagaagagaaaaaaaaattgattcaTATTTTGGCAAATTCCTTCAGGAGAgagactgagtgtgtgtttggcacGTATGAGTGCTTTGATCTGAGTGATTTCGGGAAGGATGATCATCCCTGGACTCAACTCATGAATAAAGAAAGagaacatggagggggcgggtgACGGAGAACGAAAGAAAGAGGAAAcgggaaaaagagaaagtaggCGAGAGGCAAAGACTGGAGTAGGAAAGTGAAAGcggaaaaggaaaaagaggttACATATGTAACTACTGTTCGTCCATGGAGGCTTCACCATCATCAAGTCTTTCTTAATACAGTACTAGCATGCCATATTGGACATAATGGTTGCTTTAATCATTCCTCATGTCCACACTGGCTgtgaagagatcccttcctaacatACTAATGCAACAGGGGACAAAAATGCAACCAAATTTCATAAGATATAATATGAGTCTTCATTTTGAGTAAGTCAAATTAAGTCGGTATGTGCGTCCTGGCAGTCGGGTGTAGTAGTCTATTGCTGGGCATCAAACCTACATGCAACTGCCAGGACGAATCCGCActgctcagcaaggaaacacaaagagtGAATTTCAGAGCAAAATCAGTTCTTTTACACAGAATCGCCCCAATCTGCAGATTTGCTCACAGAAGTAAATTTGTGTGAATTTTTCAGGtcgagttcaactttggtgactTGGACGACCACGTCTGAAGGAAAAATAGTTTAAAGCTGTCGGGGATAACAGTGCACAGTCTCGGACAGTCTCTCCTCGAGGCATTCGTGGTGTTGCCCCCTGTAACGTGGTCTGGTGTGGGTGGAGGAAGCCCCAGGAGAGCTAGCTGGTTTAGGGAGCCGACAGGCAACAACTGGATGGGGATTTCCACACTGCTACTTTATTCTACAATACTAAACACCGACCATACAATGCCAGGCCTCCACGGCACTGCAGTACATTTACTGGTCATACATGAGCAGTAGAACATCACATCAATATTCTACATCACTAAACTCAGACGGTTACAACTCGGGTGTTCGCACTGCGACAGAAGTCGTAGTAATGACTAAGAGAGAGGGTCGAACCCCACCTACTgtcacacctccacacagctggccaatcactgcgTAGAGTGGGCGTGATTGTCAGATCGTCTGTTTCGGAAAGTGCAAAGTTTTTGGACGCAGAACCCCCCCATTCCAGTGTTGGATAGGTgtggggggggagggggtttcacAGTCgttgaagcatactgagaccTTTACCTTGACACTTTACGTTTGCAAAGATTTAGATTCTACGTTGTACATTGTTATCTAAACGGGCCGCTTTGCTTTAATCTTATCAAACAAAAGCCAGCCTTCTTATTTCAATATCACTGAAGTTCATAGATATACTTTAGGCTTTGGATTTTAAACACAACAATGTGTTACCATTGACTTCCCAGTAACTTATTTCAAGAGattatttctgttctgttcatttGTGCACCTGAAATTTTTATTTAAGGAAACCAATTAAGTAATTTGAGAGTAGGAAAGTCTCATTGGTTCGAGCAAAGTCACACCTGTGAGCTGTGAGTGCACAGCCGCTGACGACGGACTCACAGCTGCTGACAAACTGTGCAGACATGAAGGCAAGATGTTAGAGACTTCAGCGTCTCTCTTCTCATCGGTCTACGTGAACACCAGattacaacaacacaacatcTCCTGCAGCTCTCATTTGTAACGTGTGAACGGAAAGTTCATATCTCTGTCCTCTCAGCAGGATCAGACTGAGGCTCagcacaataaaaaacacagttaataaaagagagagcagagtctGATGTCTGGTCAGATGTACAGGAGCCCAGAGGGACAAACTTCAGACAGACCTGATTAACCTACCAGGGACATGGACATACTTTTCTACTGTTCAAATGCAGTTACTTTTACGCTTTAAGCTCTGCTGTGAGTATTGAGTGAAAGCAAACTGTAATATATGCTGATTCTATTTCttaaatctttgcaaatgtaaagAAGCAGCTTTCTACAGCCGCAGTAAACACTCCTTGTCTTCGCTACTTTACAAgctcatttctttttctctcggAGGAGAATGGAGAGATGACAAGTCGTTCTGGGGTGTGAACGTCAGCCCCGTGAGCAGCTCATATGTGGGTGTATTTATAAGTTAGCTGTTTCCTCTTTCTGCCACTCGTTATTTTCTCTTCGCTGAACAGCTTAAGTCCTCAGACTCActcagaggaaaaacagaagacGTGAGAGCGAAATGAAGAGATGATCACACGCTGTCAGTCAGCAAATCGAAGAGTTTCTTTCCAAAATAAGACATTCAGACAAACTGCAGACAAAGACTGTTGCTGTGAAAGAGGTTCTGAGTCAATGTAGGACTTTCACTTAACAACCAATTATggtttacaaaaagaaaatagtgacaactgtcacagatatgccaggcctcaccagccagtaatcacccacacctgctcccaatcacactcctgctccccatcaagCCCAATCACAGCATGCtgaaaagcacaccactcacctcattcTGCGTCCGACCTCGTTCAGACCTAGGACTCCTTACACCAGCTGACAGAAAGCTTTGGTTTCCCCAGTGGTTCTCCAGTCCCTGCTGATCTCCAGTGACCTCCCTACATCCACTTtccctatctccacactctccactcctGGCTGTCacccaataaagaacattcctgtccctctctgtgtcccctgcctgttaGTAACCGTAACAACAACTGAATGAAAACTGATTTTGGAATcacgtttttatttttctacagttgtgtgtgtggataaatgaagaaaattattctaattatctaattaTTATATACTATATCCCTGTGTCACCTGTGTGATTTGGATGAGGTTGAGAATGAAATGCATGTTATATTCCACTGTCCTTTTCCTGAAATTGTCTGCTGGACATCTGGGCCTGTTTGATATGACAGATGAATGTAGATTACAGTACATGTTTACATACGAGACGTTTGACATAGCTCAGTTTTTGCTAAATGCCTACCATCAACGTATGAGAGCGCTGTATGTTTAACTTGTTAAGTTTATATCTGAGTTATGAGAGATCAAGGCattgaaactctgaaaaagctggaaaaaacacacacttagatAACTCCAGAACGGAGGCTCGGATATAATGTGTTTGACACTTTTATTGGCTTGCTTTTTCACGTCAGAAAATCAAACCCAGAAGACAAATCGCTGATGCtggaagaaaaatgtatgtttggtAATTCCTTCCATTATTAAGTTTGCTGTTCAGCTCCTGATTCTCAAAACTTGAACGCACCAAAAGAGAGGTTTTTATAATACTCCCTGTCCACATGACAGTTAAGCATGGCCTTAATTAAATGGTCACTGCGATGGATTATCCAAATAAAATAGTTCCTGCAGGCTGATTTTCATAGCATACTGAAATGTACAGAAGCCTTTGGCTGCCTGGAGGGTAGAGGGGAATTCAAACTCAGATACTAATCTTCACATATTTACTAAAGAGCTGTAATCTGTCATCTGTGAGTGCGACGCCTCATTTTTGGTCCACTGATTCCACACAGATAGTCCGAACACTGTGGTCCTTCTGCCTGGATGGTATCATCTGGAAAGTGTACGTGAGGTGTTGCTAAAACGTTCCTCTGTCCTCATTTCTGTCCAGGCCTCAAGTCTCTGGGTATGACCATCGCTCAGTGCTACGAGGAGGTcggcctcctgctcctcttcctcggTGTCGGCATCTCCATCTTTGCCACGGTGGTCTTCACTCTGGAGCACGACTTTCCGTCCACCACCTTCAGCAGCGTGCCGGCCGCTTGGTGGTGGGCGACCACCTCCATGACCACGGTCGGCTACGGAGACATCCGGCCCGACACAGCTGTGGGGAAGGTGCTGGCCTTCCTCTGCATCCTGTCCGGGATCCTGATCCTGGCGCTCCCCATCGCCATCATCAACGAGCGCTTCTCCGCCTGCTACTTCACCCTGAAGATGAAGGAGGCGGCGACGCGGCACGGAGAGATGCTGAAGAGGCTGGCCCGTGGCTCTGTGGGGGGGGCGAGTGTGGGAGAAGTGGGAGGAGGCGTGAACCTGAGGGACGCCTACGCCCGGAGCGTCCTGGAGATGTTGAAGCTGCATGGGCGAGAGAGGGCGAGCACGCGGAGCAGCGGAGGAGAAGAACTGTGGTGGTAGAACCGGGAGACGAGACTCAGACCGGTCCAGACCTGATGCTCAGTGACCGCCCTGCAAAGGGGAAAGCTACGACCCCACAAGAGTCAATGGTTGAAGGGTTCATGAACAGGGCACTGACACCTCGCCGCTGTCAGAGCTGATGTCCCTggccctgacctttgacccctctGGAGGTTAGAGCGCCCGAAAAGGTACATTTGTTACCTGAGATTACTCAAATGTTCAGTCAagtcaaaaaatgtaaatatggcTTCTTCTTGCCGGAAATGTCGTAACCAATTccatctgaaataaaactgcagtgattagttgattaactgattagttgattgatagaaaatgaatctgcaactattttaataatcgattaattgcatgcaaaatctgtaaaataagtaaaataattcTCTCTGAGAAGAAATGGCCGAAGGTATGATGTGCACCTGCACTGAACCTCATCTCAGATATTCATTCCAAGATGATGTAAATTTGGATTtgaactgaaacaattagttgaatAATCGATTGGTTGATTGACAGAATTCATCAAGTAATCGAATAATGATTTATAAAGGAAAagtgtcaaacattttctgtttccagcttctcaaaggtAAGAAGGTgttacttttctctgttttatgtgactgtaaactgaatatctttgggtcggagaaaacaaacaactttgTTGGACAGTCAGGAAACAAGGACATTACATGCCGGTTCACAGGTACCCGGCCGGGATCGAACTGTGGACACTGCAGCGATGTGACATGCACTGTAACCACTCAGCTACCAGGGCGCTCCGAAACAAGACATTAAAGACGGCACCTTGTGGCTCTGgaaaactgttttctgatgttttatagactgaaCGGTTAATTGATTCAACaggaaaataatctgcagattaatggataatgaaaataatgaaaggtAGGTGCGGCCCTGATCTGAGCTTTGTACAGTGGAAACAAGATGCGGGACTCAAATGCTGCAAAACGTTTGTGTGTTGAACTTGCAGTTCTACCAGACACTTTAATAAGTAACCAGTCTGCCTTAGAGGTGCTGGTCTGTGGTCAAACGCAGGTTGAAAGTTAAAAGCAGAACGTTAAAATATTCAGTGGGGAATCTGTGTGACGTCTCTGTGGTTTAACTCTGAAGACAGATGCACGTCTCGTCTGTTTAGTGACTGACAAAGTGTATTTTGACAGTCCAGTCTATATGCTAAACACTTCATCTGCTTTTAGAAATAAATGTCAACATTCTGTCTTTTTGTATCACAAGCAAGTTTTAAATAGCTGCATTTTCTTCACATCTCAACATTTCAACGTGCAGCTTTGGCAGATGAAGGATTTCAAGTGAATTTACTGTCCTGTCATGATTGAACATGAGGTGACCTGTTTCTACAAAACGTACAAGTTAATAACAATCGATAACTTAATTTATTAACTCAATTTAGTAagtaaaattttactttttaaatgcaactgtcaaattttattttctgatctgcagTTTGGagtgatttgaatgtttttaacaaAGACTATCCAAACTAGGCACCACAGAACTACATATACGTTTTGTTACATTAAACTAAAGGCACATTGGGACTGAGCTTTAGCCTGTTACATACTTTGTCAGAGGAAGAATACTGAAGAACAAACACCAGTTAATGGAAAAGTAAttgtaaataaagaaatacattataaataaatatataaactgtaTTGATTTGCTATCTTGACTAGTTTAAGATATACGCATATAGCTTATCATCTTTGTTTCAAAGCAGAATTTGCAGCTCTGGTGATTTTAATGCAACCCTGTCCCCTGAAAATGACCTTTATATGCTACTGATTAGCAACAGCAAATGCACTTTGAACTAAACATAATGCCGCTGGGATTAAGAGGAAATGCTTTTAGTAACAGATCTGCAAAGTTGCAAAATGTAAAGTATCTGCATA is part of the Siniperca chuatsi isolate FFG_IHB_CAS linkage group LG9, ASM2008510v1, whole genome shotgun sequence genome and encodes:
- the kcnv1 gene encoding potassium voltage-gated channel subfamily V member 1, yielding MSLPSSSVAVADLYSDSASPVSLDSSVFFSETTASCIRDQLDFFIINVGGSRYVLSQELLASYPETRLGKLACSSRDSALELCDDADFLENEFFFDRNSQTFQYVMNYYRTGHLHVREELCEISFLQEIEYWGIDELRINPCCRDRYYRRKEQKETLDVQREFQAEDDDEDFVGVACPALRRRLWDLLEKPESSCAARTFGSLSVFFVLVSVINMVLISLDLGEDFGVSGVGAPLLFDALEYVCVVWFTGELVLRFLCVRNKCRFSRSIPNVIDLLAILPFYVTLTVESLHGGSTELENMGRVVQVLRLLRSLRMLKLGRHSTGLKSLGMTIAQCYEEVGLLLLFLGVGISIFATVVFTLEHDFPSTTFSSVPAAWWWATTSMTTVGYGDIRPDTAVGKVLAFLCILSGILILALPIAIINERFSACYFTLKMKEAATRHGEMLKRLARGSVGGASVGEVGGGVNLRDAYARSVLEMLKLHGRERASTRSSGGEELWW